TTCTGAGACAGACTGTTACTCAACAAGGCCAGTTTTGTACTGTATTGCCGAGCTTTGTCCATGTACTCATGCTGCTCCATGCCTTGAGAGTCTGCAGCCGAGACATCGATGATGTTCAGGGCTGTCTTGGTAAGGATGGATGTGAGTAAGGCCTGTTCGTCTGTGCGGGCTGAGGGTACACTGGCGGAGCTCCATTCTGTGCCGTTGAGGGGCTTGCTGTCGGGGTTCGGGTGGGGGATCAGCGGCTTACGCTCATCAGGGTCCTGCTCGGTGGTCTCGCTCTCACTGCTGTAACAACAACCCATGGCGTCCACTGGGCGTTCGCCAATCTCCAACTACTCCACCCCGGAAACTATAGCTATAATAAGAGAAACAGACCCTGTCTCAGTCCAAAGGAAAGGAATCAAACTTCTTTCCTTGTTTCTCGCTGACCGCTTATGTCAGCTAAAACCACTCTTAAACACACTTAATCACACTCTTAATCACACTTAAAcctctcgagtgttgctttagcagtatgcttagggtcattgtcctgctggaaggtgaacctccgtcccagtctcaaatctctggaagactgaaacaggtttccctcaagaatttccctgtatttagcgccatccatcattccttcaattctgaccagtttcccagtccctgccgatggaaaaacatccccacagcatgatgctgccaccaccatgcttcactgtggggatggtgttctcggtgtgatgagaggtgttgggtttgcgccagacatagcgttttccttgatggccaaaaagctttttagtctcatctgaccagagtaccttattccatatgtttgccttttggcgaacaccaaacatgtttgcttatttttttctttaagcaatggctttttatttggccactcttccgtaaagcccagctctgtggagtgtacggcttaaagtggtcctatggacagatactccaatctccgctgtggagcgttgcagctccttcaaggttatctttggtctctttgttgcctctctgattaatgccctccttgcctggtctgtgagttttg
The sequence above is a segment of the Coregonus clupeaformis isolate EN_2021a chromosome 19, ASM2061545v1, whole genome shotgun sequence genome. Coding sequences within it:
- the LOC121531279 gene encoding ragulator complex protein LAMTOR1-like, translated to MGCCYSSESETTEQDPDERKPLIPHPNPDSKPLNGTEWSSASVPSARTDEQALLTSILTKTALNIIDVSAADSQGMEQHEYMDKARQYSTKLALLSNSLSQKKPLPLPSLTSQPHQVLDLVPDLDVQQVSKIAAYAYSAISQIKVDAKEELVVQFAIP